A window of the Euzebya pacifica genome harbors these coding sequences:
- a CDS encoding TrmH family RNA methyltransferase, which produces MTGTTTIEDAADPRVSDFHRINDQPARRRMESDEYFLSEGWVSIERLIDSGHGFRSVLLSPSRVKRFLPFMARPELDGVPVYVAEREVMRDIVGFDMPRAVLVSARRQPLVSVDHLAATSRRLIVLEALNDDENVGAIARAARAFDIDGMLLNPTCNDPYHRRTVRVSMGEILHMRVARATRDAWPDALDTLHAAGFETWAMTPSDDAVDLWRATVPDRLAIVLGAEGPGLTGEVLDRATTRVRIPISPAVDSLNVGHAAAITLAAVTRPTDIV; this is translated from the coding sequence ATGACCGGAACGACCACGATCGAGGACGCGGCAGATCCGCGGGTGTCGGACTTCCATCGGATCAACGATCAGCCTGCCCGCCGCAGGATGGAGTCCGACGAGTACTTCCTGTCGGAGGGGTGGGTGTCGATCGAGCGGCTGATCGATTCCGGCCACGGGTTCCGGTCGGTGTTGCTGTCACCCTCCCGCGTCAAGCGGTTCCTGCCGTTCATGGCCCGCCCGGAGCTCGACGGAGTGCCCGTGTACGTGGCCGAGCGCGAGGTGATGCGCGACATCGTCGGGTTCGACATGCCGCGTGCGGTGCTCGTCTCGGCACGTCGCCAACCGCTGGTCTCCGTCGACCACCTCGCGGCGACGTCCCGGCGGCTGATCGTGCTCGAAGCCCTCAACGACGACGAGAACGTCGGGGCCATCGCCCGAGCGGCGCGGGCGTTCGACATCGACGGGATGCTGCTGAACCCGACGTGCAACGACCCGTATCACCGGCGCACCGTGCGGGTCAGCATGGGCGAGATCCTCCACATGCGGGTGGCGCGTGCCACCCGCGACGCCTGGCCCGACGCGCTCGACACGTTGCATGCCGCGGGCTTCGAGACATGGGCGATGACCCCCAGCGATGACGCGGTCGACCTGTGGCGGGCGACGGTGCCGGATCGGCTGGCGATCGTGCTGGGGGCGGAGGGGCCCGGCCTGACGGGGGAGGTCCTGGACCGTGCGACGACGCGGGTGCGGATCCCCATCAGCCCGGCCGTCGACTCCCTCAACGTCGGGCACGCCGCCGCGATCACCCTGGCCGCCGTCACCCGGCCAACCGACATCGTGTAG
- a CDS encoding glycerophosphodiester phosphodiesterase — MSRSSLLALLTLTLLAGVVPVAADGSEPVRDATVIAHRGASAYAPENTLPAVDLGIDMGAPLVEIDIQLSADREIVVLHDTTLGRTTDVEENLLAVDPRQLYPHVAFFHSAELAELDAGCWGRFADSQYCGTHVPTLAETLDLFTEHPEVGLLIEVKSPAEHPGIEPLLVAELQARVAAGETNPHVVQSFDWQSMQRFDVLQQDAGLDYPVGLLGTVNEADFGTYAWAEQVNPNHGSLTTEYVAAAYAAGFSVNPYTVNDACRMVALIDDIGVDGVITDRPDLMQRVLAPDTAMRATLDAC; from the coding sequence ATGTCCCGGAGTTCACTCCTTGCCCTGCTCACCCTGACCCTCCTCGCCGGGGTCGTTCCCGTTGCCGCCGACGGGTCGGAACCCGTCCGTGACGCCACCGTCATCGCCCACCGCGGCGCGTCCGCCTATGCCCCGGAGAACACCCTTCCCGCCGTCGACCTGGGCATCGACATGGGCGCCCCGCTGGTCGAGATCGACATCCAGCTGTCGGCCGACCGTGAGATCGTCGTGCTGCACGACACCACGCTGGGCCGCACGACCGACGTCGAGGAAAACCTGCTGGCCGTCGACCCGCGGCAGCTCTATCCGCACGTGGCGTTCTTCCACTCCGCGGAGCTCGCCGAGCTGGACGCCGGCTGCTGGGGGCGGTTCGCCGACAGCCAGTACTGCGGCACCCATGTGCCCACCCTGGCCGAGACCCTCGACCTGTTCACCGAGCACCCCGAGGTCGGGCTGCTGATCGAGGTCAAGTCCCCGGCCGAGCACCCCGGCATCGAGCCGCTGCTGGTCGCCGAGCTCCAAGCCCGCGTCGCCGCCGGTGAGACCAATCCCCACGTCGTCCAGTCCTTCGACTGGCAGTCGATGCAGCGGTTCGACGTGCTCCAGCAGGACGCGGGTCTGGACTATCCCGTCGGTCTGCTCGGCACCGTCAACGAGGCGGACTTCGGCACCTACGCCTGGGCTGAGCAGGTCAACCCAAACCACGGGTCGTTGACCACCGAGTACGTCGCCGCGGCCTACGCCGCCGGCTTCAGCGTCAATCCCTACACCGTCAACGACGCGTGCCGGATGGTGGCGCTGATCGACGACATCGGCGTTGACGGCGTGATCACCGACCGCCCCGACCTGATGCAGCGGGTCCTCGCGCCCGACACCGCCATGCGGGCAACCCTCGACGCCTGCTGA
- a CDS encoding glycerophosphodiester phosphodiesterase family protein: MRSRRIATLVVALLALQSVSTAGAQNQPVHLPDPALGSGTQATHDCQRVPNPQTWADDTPLSELPALPLSTEYTADPLVSSHRGARYLAPENTLEAFETAIAYGVDVLETDVRRSADGVYVVIHDTTVDRTTDGTGPVDGFTLAELKELDASQVDGQDWSALYPDGATIPTLEEVAALARDHGVGLELDMKVSGVDVQLEVADLVARHGILEQSIFNHFDIAVSQRYPDAEFIYNRGGEPYATAERPGALYALATATEYDVFGSRFDKFTVGDLNQIHDACGRTAAHSYDFNASSFNGADGLEAEREVLRAMRQLRMGAQTDQPDLAAQELSGPVHTELIVGPADATPGRLATTLEEVVDGSTHKQGVARVELDDGTAGWVHSWNEGLVRTDDLDVPQAINPDAIPVDLRAAGFDHISDPDAHNGVLYVPIEQGDYAAMDQKVVLFDPATLQPLPDTPVLTLPISHIAWLSVTQAPGEDPVIWTTSDFTDVTTVQRFWVREDHTVEPFEADPLAGIELDTTLQRVQGGDVDADGTLWISTDDAGNRLFAVDPSTGATTEVGSMGHLRAGGPANLTGPAPVDDYAKAEGEGIDATPLPSGDVHTLAIDAVRGVSHFAHFAHRSVMPAVPDGHACLVNAGNGAPIPHADLGGGVTTGPGGCAAIPEGADPAFVGHDGALPAGQHPLYRAHAHNDYEPHDTNRRPLLDALDHGFTSIEVDVYLVGDQLVVGHDYDDLRPGRTLQTAYLDPLRDRVNSFGGVYRADEQRFQLMIDVKTEAESTWAALDRVLADYDDIVVAQSYDEVLVDRSVQVIISGNRARSTMEGQAVLYANYDGRIPDDLDESVPAAFISMNSQNYSHLGWDGEGQPSAAQQATLREAVDRSHAAGRTTRFWASPHDERVWQWLYDAGSDWINADDLGRLETFLRAQGD; this comes from the coding sequence ATGCGATCCCGCCGAATCGCGACCCTCGTGGTCGCGCTGCTCGCCCTGCAGTCCGTCAGCACCGCTGGTGCGCAGAACCAGCCCGTCCACCTGCCCGACCCGGCGCTGGGCTCGGGCACCCAGGCCACGCACGACTGCCAGCGGGTGCCCAATCCGCAGACCTGGGCCGACGACACGCCGCTCAGCGAGCTGCCCGCCCTCCCGCTATCAACCGAGTACACCGCTGACCCGCTCGTTTCCAGCCACCGTGGTGCCCGCTACTTGGCCCCCGAGAACACCCTGGAGGCCTTCGAGACCGCCATCGCCTACGGCGTGGACGTCCTGGAAACCGACGTGCGCCGCTCCGCCGACGGGGTGTACGTCGTCATCCACGACACGACGGTTGACCGCACCACTGACGGAACCGGTCCGGTCGACGGGTTCACCCTCGCCGAACTGAAGGAGCTGGACGCCAGCCAGGTCGACGGCCAGGACTGGTCCGCCCTGTACCCGGATGGCGCGACCATCCCCACGCTCGAGGAGGTCGCCGCGCTCGCCCGTGACCACGGGGTCGGGCTGGAGCTGGACATGAAGGTGTCCGGCGTGGACGTGCAGCTCGAGGTCGCCGACCTCGTCGCCCGCCACGGCATCCTCGAGCAGTCGATCTTCAACCACTTCGACATCGCCGTTTCCCAGCGCTACCCCGACGCGGAGTTCATCTACAACCGGGGTGGCGAGCCCTACGCCACCGCCGAGCGGCCCGGTGCCCTCTACGCGCTGGCCACCGCCACCGAGTACGACGTCTTCGGGTCCCGCTTCGACAAGTTCACCGTCGGGGACCTCAACCAGATCCACGACGCCTGCGGCCGCACCGCCGCGCACTCCTATGACTTCAACGCCTCCTCCTTCAACGGGGCCGACGGCCTGGAGGCCGAGCGCGAGGTGCTCAGGGCCATGCGCCAGCTGCGCATGGGTGCCCAGACCGACCAGCCGGACCTGGCCGCCCAGGAGCTGTCCGGCCCGGTCCACACCGAGCTGATCGTCGGTCCGGCCGACGCCACCCCGGGCCGGCTCGCGACGACGCTGGAGGAGGTCGTGGACGGCAGCACCCACAAGCAGGGCGTCGCGCGGGTCGAGCTGGACGACGGCACCGCCGGGTGGGTCCACAGCTGGAACGAGGGACTGGTCCGCACCGACGACCTCGACGTGCCGCAGGCGATCAACCCCGACGCCATCCCCGTCGACCTCCGCGCCGCCGGGTTCGACCACATCTCCGACCCCGACGCCCACAACGGCGTCCTGTACGTCCCCATCGAGCAGGGCGACTACGCCGCGATGGACCAGAAGGTCGTCCTGTTCGACCCGGCCACCCTGCAACCCCTGCCCGACACGCCGGTCCTGACCCTTCCGATCAGCCACATCGCGTGGCTGTCGGTCACGCAGGCGCCCGGCGAGGACCCCGTCATCTGGACCACGTCGGACTTCACCGACGTCACCACCGTCCAGCGGTTCTGGGTGCGCGAGGACCACACCGTTGAACCGTTCGAGGCCGACCCGCTGGCCGGGATCGAGCTCGACACCACCCTCCAACGCGTCCAGGGCGGCGACGTCGACGCCGACGGGACACTGTGGATCTCCACCGACGACGCGGGCAACCGGCTGTTCGCCGTCGACCCCTCCACCGGTGCCACGACCGAGGTCGGATCGATGGGCCACCTCCGCGCCGGTGGCCCCGCCAACCTGACCGGACCGGCGCCCGTCGACGACTACGCCAAGGCCGAGGGTGAGGGCATCGACGCCACCCCGCTGCCATCCGGTGACGTGCACACGCTCGCCATCGACGCCGTCAGGGGCGTCAGCCACTTCGCCCACTTCGCCCACCGGTCGGTCATGCCGGCCGTCCCGGACGGGCACGCCTGCCTGGTCAACGCCGGCAACGGCGCACCGATCCCCCACGCCGACCTCGGCGGCGGGGTGACCACCGGCCCCGGCGGCTGCGCCGCGATCCCCGAGGGGGCAGACCCGGCCTTCGTCGGGCACGACGGCGCCCTGCCGGCCGGGCAGCACCCCCTCTACCGGGCCCACGCCCACAACGACTACGAACCCCACGACACCAACCGTCGCCCGCTGCTGGACGCGCTGGACCACGGGTTCACCTCCATCGAGGTCGACGTCTACCTGGTCGGTGACCAGCTGGTCGTCGGGCACGACTACGACGACCTGCGGCCCGGCCGGACCCTGCAGACCGCCTACCTGGATCCGCTCCGGGACCGCGTCAACAGCTTCGGTGGCGTGTACCGCGCCGACGAGCAGCGCTTCCAGCTGATGATCGACGTCAAGACCGAGGCCGAGTCGACGTGGGCGGCGCTGGACCGTGTCCTCGCCGACTACGACGACATCGTGGTCGCCCAGTCCTACGACGAGGTGCTGGTCGACCGGTCGGTGCAGGTCATCATCTCCGGCAACCGGGCCCGCTCGACGATGGAGGGCCAAGCCGTCCTGTACGCCAACTACGACGGCCGCATCCCCGACGACCTCGACGAGTCCGTCCCCGCCGCCTTCATCTCCATGAACAGCCAGAACTACAGCCACCTCGGCTGGGACGGCGAGGGCCAGCCCAGCGCGGCACAGCAGGCAACCCTGCGCGAGGCCGTCGACCGCTCCCACGCCGCCGGCCGCACCACCCGGTTCTGGGCCTCCCCCCACGACGAACGGGTCTGGCAGTGGTTGTACGACGCCGGCTCGGACTGGATCAACGCCGACGACCTCGGGCGCCTCGAGACGTTCCTCCGCGCCCAGGGCGACTAA
- a CDS encoding phosphodiester glycosidase family protein — protein sequence MRIALAVLTAATLAVLTLQPVVADPLPPLQVAEPRAVADGVTYEHYYWADPDEGLPGPTNLPDETHVHVLRVDREAFTGRAETVLAEGRVTDKETVPSIAARTGALAAINGGFFIVNDSFGTPGDLMGVSVIDGELVSEAVGARSALVIRGDDLTDAWTTQVSTTLTITAEDGATRELDGLNRVPGIVRSCGGVGGDVLDGEVTHAPVHDYTCHDDSELTLLRPVFGGTVPPADRRLLLEAGGVVLGPLLGQTVPDGHQVLLGTGDAAEWIDAHAGVGTRVRVTETVTTPDGPLDLDGLDVINGGPLLVRDGVADVTWVEEGFGRIDAANGWVNNANPRAAVAWTPDATLLVTVDGRQALDGSGLDLPSFADLLIALGATDAVNLDGGGSVTMTIGEEVVNSPSDGTNLRTPFTRGTPRPVGDALVLLGE from the coding sequence ATGCGCATCGCCCTCGCCGTCCTGACGGCCGCAACCCTCGCCGTCCTCACCCTGCAGCCGGTGGTCGCCGACCCCTTGCCGCCCCTCCAAGTGGCCGAGCCCCGAGCCGTCGCCGACGGCGTGACCTACGAGCACTACTACTGGGCCGATCCCGACGAGGGACTGCCTGGCCCGACGAACCTGCCTGACGAGACCCACGTCCACGTGCTGCGCGTGGACCGCGAGGCCTTCACCGGCCGCGCCGAGACGGTGCTCGCCGAGGGGCGGGTCACCGACAAGGAAACCGTCCCCTCCATCGCCGCCCGCACCGGGGCGCTCGCCGCGATCAACGGCGGGTTCTTCATCGTCAACGACAGCTTCGGCACGCCAGGCGACCTGATGGGCGTCAGCGTCATCGACGGCGAGCTGGTCAGCGAGGCGGTCGGTGCCCGCAGCGCGTTGGTGATCCGCGGCGACGACCTGACCGACGCGTGGACCACCCAGGTGTCGACCACCCTGACCATCACCGCCGAGGACGGCGCGACCCGCGAGCTCGACGGGCTCAACCGGGTCCCCGGCATCGTGCGGAGCTGCGGCGGGGTCGGCGGCGACGTGCTGGACGGCGAGGTCACCCACGCCCCCGTCCACGACTACACCTGCCATGACGACAGCGAGCTGACCCTGCTGCGCCCGGTCTTCGGCGGGACCGTCCCGCCCGCCGACCGACGGCTGCTCCTCGAAGCCGGGGGTGTCGTGCTCGGCCCGCTGCTCGGCCAGACCGTCCCCGACGGCCACCAGGTCCTGCTCGGCACCGGCGACGCCGCCGAGTGGATCGACGCCCATGCCGGCGTCGGCACGCGGGTGCGGGTCACCGAGACCGTGACCACCCCCGACGGGCCCCTCGACCTGGACGGCCTCGACGTGATCAACGGTGGCCCGCTGCTGGTCCGTGACGGCGTGGCGGACGTGACCTGGGTCGAGGAGGGCTTCGGCCGGATCGACGCGGCCAACGGCTGGGTCAACAACGCCAACCCCCGCGCCGCCGTGGCGTGGACCCCCGACGCCACGTTGCTGGTCACCGTCGACGGCCGGCAGGCACTCGACGGGTCGGGGCTGGACCTCCCCTCCTTCGCCGACCTGCTGATCGCGCTGGGCGCCACCGACGCGGTGAACCTCGACGGCGGCGGCTCGGTGACCATGACCATCGGCGAGGAGGTCGTCAACAGCCCCTCGGACGGAACCAACCTGCGCACCCCGTTCACCCGCGGCACCCCGCGCCCCGTCGGCGACGCGCTGGTGCTGCTCGGCGAGTAG